The following coding sequences lie in one Tichowtungia aerotolerans genomic window:
- a CDS encoding phage regulatory CII family protein, which translates to MKKSHEVLKSAITPCGAKAVAAEMGLSQSMIYKWCQPSGNPDCSGSENPLDRLLEICRLTGDDSAINWLCQQTDSFRVKNPAAEAATDIKQSVLGNTQVILKEFSEMLEAVTESYANGQRIDLKESERVRKEWDELKSIAEQFVCACEQGLFDHSN; encoded by the coding sequence ATGAAAAAATCCCATGAAGTTCTCAAGAGCGCAATCACTCCATGCGGAGCCAAAGCCGTTGCTGCAGAGATGGGACTCTCGCAATCGATGATTTATAAATGGTGCCAGCCGTCGGGAAACCCGGACTGTTCCGGAAGCGAGAATCCGCTCGACCGGCTGTTGGAAATCTGCAGACTCACCGGCGACGACTCGGCAATCAACTGGCTCTGCCAGCAGACCGACAGCTTTCGCGTCAAAAACCCGGCGGCAGAAGCTGCAACCGACATTAAGCAGTCCGTTTTGGGAAACACGCAGGTCATCCTGAAAGAATTCTCAGAAATGCTCGAAGCGGTCACCGAAAGCTATGCGAACGGCCAGCGGATCGACCTGAAAGAATCCGAGAGGGTCCGCAAGGAATGGGACGAACTGAAGTCAATAGCAGAGCAGTTTGTCTGTGCCTGTGAACAGGGACTGTTTGATCACAGTAATTAA
- a CDS encoding NfeD family protein — MFNAAFWWAIAGLALMISEFAVPGLILFFFGIGALATALLTWLFPLSMEWQITVFIIISLASLFGLRRLLKPVFMGRTSGEPEQSGELSQLVGSHGEVTVKIEPGKTGRILLNGATWKAVSNDPVSAGTTVEVTEQHNLTLTVKPITQ, encoded by the coding sequence ATGTTTAATGCCGCATTCTGGTGGGCCATCGCAGGCCTTGCACTCATGATCAGTGAGTTTGCAGTTCCCGGACTGATTTTGTTTTTCTTCGGAATCGGGGCTCTGGCAACCGCCCTGCTGACATGGCTTTTTCCGTTAAGCATGGAATGGCAGATCACCGTTTTCATTATCATCTCGCTGGCATCATTGTTCGGACTCCGGCGCTTGCTGAAACCCGTTTTCATGGGACGCACTTCCGGAGAACCGGAACAATCCGGAGAACTGAGCCAGCTGGTTGGCTCACACGGAGAAGTAACCGTAAAGATCGAACCCGGAAAAACCGGACGGATCCTTCTGAACGGCGCCACATGGAAAGCCGTTTCCAACGATCCGGTCTCTGCCGGAACAACGGTTGAGGTAACAGAACAGCACAACCTGACTCTCACTGTTAAACCAATAACGCAATAA
- a CDS encoding SPFH domain-containing protein, translated as MSASIIILIVIAVFAIVAIFKTMQIVPQRQAYIIERLGKYHKTLEAGLHILIPFIDKVAYRHSLKEQAVDVPPQMCITRDNISVEVDGILYMQVMDPKSASYGINNYGFASSQLAQTTMRSVIGKLDLDKTFEERDSINGIIVEAVDAASDPWGVKVTRYEVKNITPPQSIKDAMEKQMRAEREKRAQIAESEGARQAAINEADGQKQAAIARSEGEKLKRINEAEGRAAEIRAVAVATAEGITKIAEAIQSEGGSDAVNLRIAEQYIGEFGNLAKTNNTMIIPTNLSDVAGLVATAKSVLTQTGKTES; from the coding sequence ATGTCAGCAAGCATCATCATACTGATCGTGATTGCCGTTTTTGCAATCGTCGCCATCTTCAAAACAATGCAGATCGTGCCGCAGCGGCAGGCCTACATCATTGAACGCCTCGGCAAATATCATAAAACACTCGAAGCCGGACTGCACATCCTCATTCCGTTCATCGACAAAGTGGCCTACAGACACAGCCTCAAAGAGCAGGCCGTCGACGTGCCGCCGCAGATGTGCATCACCCGCGATAACATCTCCGTGGAAGTGGACGGCATCCTTTACATGCAGGTCATGGACCCGAAAAGCGCCTCCTACGGCATCAACAACTACGGTTTCGCCTCTTCCCAGCTTGCGCAAACCACCATGCGTTCCGTGATCGGAAAACTCGACCTCGACAAAACCTTCGAGGAACGCGACTCCATCAACGGCATCATTGTGGAAGCCGTCGACGCGGCGTCCGATCCGTGGGGCGTCAAAGTCACCCGCTACGAAGTCAAAAATATCACCCCGCCGCAGAGCATCAAAGACGCGATGGAAAAGCAGATGCGCGCCGAGCGCGAAAAACGCGCCCAGATCGCTGAGTCCGAAGGAGCCCGCCAGGCCGCCATCAATGAAGCCGACGGTCAAAAACAGGCGGCGATCGCCCGCTCCGAAGGGGAAAAGCTGAAACGCATCAACGAGGCCGAAGGCCGCGCCGCCGAGATCCGGGCCGTTGCAGTCGCGACCGCCGAAGGAATCACAAAAATAGCCGAGGCTATTCAGTCCGAAGGCGGGTCCGACGCGGTCAACCTGCGCATTGCCGAACAGTACATCGGCGAATTCGGCAACCTGGCCAAGACCAACAACACCATGATCATCCCGACCAACCTCAGCGATGTCGCCGGACTCGTCGCCACCGCCAAAAGCGTTCTTACCCAGACCGGAAAAACCGAAAGCTGA
- a CDS encoding M48 family metallopeptidase, with protein sequence MDFFDRQEKSRRRTSVLLVYFIGAIIGTAAMVYLVAMLLWFLLWLKNTHKPLDAFDWWNLNLFLITAGVTLLVILAGSIYKVIDLRRGGSRVAELLGGRRLPPNADEFYERRLLNVVEEMAIASGTSVPSVYVLYREKGINAFAAGYTPKDAVVAVTYGTLVGLTREELQGVIAHEFSHILNGDMRLNLHLMGGLHGLLLIVLAGRSIFEMRVRGRGSLYVYLVAGALFVVGSIGLFFGKLIQSAISRQREFLADAAAVQFTRNPEGLAGALKKIGGLTGGSRILAPQAAGVSHMFFGNALRASSLATHPPLADRVRWLQPEFNGTFERVTLESLYKQLEIKEGAPALKKPPHSFADALTRPADLAVTGAVLQQAARRRKNTSGTAPRQNPDALMATIGAPLQEHVIHAEKLLDAIPEDLKELARDPYGCRAVIYLLLIDSDESVRPRQMEIIQSKADAGVIEELKKILPHLKTLAPEMKLPIFDLAVPALRQLSKGQYLPFRANLRPLIDADEQVSVFEYALQRVLICNLDPLFGGRANRQRAAGIYAFCGVQNEVSCVLSVLARLNETASVAFEKASEKIPDARAVFMLQPGSQCGWEQLDQSLDKLAGASFYIKKWVLAAALVCLMSDRDITVEEVELFRAIADSLGCPVPPWLAVTSLGASA encoded by the coding sequence ATGGACTTTTTTGATCGTCAGGAAAAGTCGCGGCGGCGGACTTCAGTTCTGCTGGTGTATTTTATTGGAGCGATTATCGGCACGGCCGCCATGGTATATCTGGTGGCGATGCTTCTATGGTTTTTGCTCTGGCTGAAAAACACGCATAAGCCGCTGGATGCTTTCGACTGGTGGAACCTGAATCTGTTCCTGATCACTGCGGGTGTGACGTTGCTGGTGATTCTGGCCGGGTCGATTTATAAAGTCATCGATTTGCGTCGGGGCGGCAGCCGGGTCGCCGAACTGCTGGGTGGACGTCGACTGCCGCCCAATGCTGATGAGTTCTATGAGCGCCGGCTTCTGAATGTGGTTGAGGAGATGGCGATTGCTTCGGGGACGAGTGTGCCGTCGGTGTATGTGCTTTACAGAGAAAAGGGCATCAATGCGTTTGCCGCGGGGTATACGCCGAAGGACGCGGTGGTGGCGGTGACCTACGGCACATTGGTCGGCCTGACCCGTGAAGAACTTCAGGGTGTTATCGCGCATGAGTTCAGTCATATTCTCAATGGCGATATGCGTTTGAATCTTCATCTGATGGGCGGCCTTCACGGTTTGCTGCTGATCGTGCTGGCAGGACGATCGATTTTTGAAATGAGAGTGCGGGGGCGGGGATCGCTGTATGTGTATCTGGTGGCAGGCGCCTTGTTTGTGGTCGGCTCTATTGGCTTGTTTTTTGGGAAACTGATCCAGAGTGCCATTTCCCGGCAGCGGGAGTTTCTGGCGGATGCCGCTGCTGTTCAGTTTACCCGCAACCCGGAAGGGCTGGCCGGGGCGCTCAAGAAAATCGGAGGGCTGACCGGCGGATCGCGAATCCTTGCTCCGCAGGCGGCGGGAGTCAGCCACATGTTTTTCGGTAATGCACTTCGCGCATCATCCCTGGCAACCCATCCTCCTCTGGCGGATCGTGTTCGTTGGCTGCAGCCGGAGTTCAATGGAACCTTTGAACGGGTCACGCTGGAATCGCTGTATAAACAGCTGGAAATAAAGGAGGGCGCTCCGGCCTTGAAAAAGCCGCCGCACTCGTTTGCGGATGCGCTGACGCGCCCGGCGGATCTGGCGGTGACCGGAGCGGTTCTGCAGCAGGCCGCGCGCCGCCGCAAAAACACATCCGGAACAGCTCCTAGGCAGAATCCGGACGCGCTGATGGCGACAATCGGCGCTCCGCTCCAGGAGCATGTGATTCATGCGGAAAAGCTGCTGGATGCGATTCCGGAAGATCTGAAAGAACTGGCCCGGGATCCATATGGGTGCCGCGCGGTGATCTATCTGTTGCTGATCGATTCGGATGAGTCGGTTCGGCCCCGGCAGATGGAGATTATCCAATCAAAGGCGGATGCCGGAGTGATTGAGGAGCTCAAAAAAATCCTGCCGCATTTGAAAACGTTGGCGCCGGAAATGAAGCTTCCGATTTTTGATCTGGCGGTTCCGGCTTTGCGCCAGCTTTCAAAAGGGCAGTATCTGCCGTTTCGGGCCAACCTGCGTCCGCTGATTGATGCCGACGAGCAGGTCAGTGTGTTTGAGTATGCGCTTCAGCGGGTGTTGATCTGTAATCTGGATCCGCTGTTCGGGGGGCGTGCAAACCGCCAGCGGGCGGCGGGCATTTATGCCTTTTGCGGAGTGCAGAACGAAGTTTCCTGTGTGTTGTCTGTGCTGGCCCGTCTCAACGAAACCGCCTCCGTCGCATTTGAAAAAGCATCGGAAAAGATTCCGGATGCGCGTGCGGTTTTTATGCTTCAGCCCGGTTCTCAGTGCGGATGGGAACAGCTCGATCAGTCGCTCGACAAGCTGGCTGGAGCCTCTTTCTATATTAAAAAATGGGTGCTGGCCGCCGCTTTGGTTTGTTTGATGAGCGACCGGGATATTACCGTGGAAGAAGTTGAATTGTTCCGTGCAATTGCCGACAGCCTTGGCTGTCCCGTTCCTCCGTGGCTCGCCGTGACAAGCCTTGGCGCCTCTGCCTGA
- a CDS encoding LemA family protein, with protein MSGAAIVLLILLGLIVLVIVAVVAAYNKLVVLRNRFKNAFSQIDVQLKRRYDLIPNLVETAKGYMQHERATLEAVIQARNMAMAAGKAAAQNPADGGAMEGLVGAEGALSGALGRLFALSESYPDLKANQNMMQLTEELTSTENRISFARQAYNDAVTLYNTAREVFPTVIIAGMFNFTAAVLFEVTDESQKEAPKVSFS; from the coding sequence ATGAGTGGAGCGGCGATTGTATTGTTGATTTTGTTGGGGCTGATTGTTTTGGTGATTGTTGCGGTGGTCGCCGCTTACAATAAACTGGTTGTGCTGCGCAATCGGTTTAAAAACGCATTTTCTCAGATTGATGTGCAGTTGAAGCGCCGATATGACCTGATTCCGAATCTGGTGGAGACCGCCAAAGGGTATATGCAGCACGAACGCGCAACGCTTGAAGCGGTGATTCAGGCGCGCAACATGGCAATGGCCGCAGGCAAGGCGGCGGCTCAGAATCCGGCGGACGGAGGAGCGATGGAAGGTCTGGTTGGTGCGGAAGGGGCTCTCAGTGGTGCTCTGGGGCGCCTGTTTGCTTTATCCGAGTCGTATCCGGATCTGAAAGCGAATCAGAATATGATGCAGCTGACCGAGGAACTGACTTCTACAGAAAACCGAATTTCGTTTGCCCGTCAGGCATACAATGATGCGGTTACTCTCTACAACACAGCCCGCGAAGTCTTCCCGACTGTGATTATTGCGGGCATGTTCAACTTTACTGCTGCAGTTCTTTTTGAAGTGACCGATGAGTCGCAGAAGGAAGCGCCGAAAGTCAGCTTTTCTTAA
- a CDS encoding cupin domain-containing protein, which translates to MKPETRTFDPSREFETEERCFITELLNDESSPELSIARARVAPGVTTAWHKLTDTNERYLIVSGTGRMEMEATDAADVSAGDTICIPATVPQRITNTGTNDLIFFAVCTPRFRPENYIGLE; encoded by the coding sequence ATGAAACCTGAAACCAGAACATTTGACCCCTCCAGGGAATTCGAAACGGAAGAGCGCTGCTTCATCACCGAACTGCTCAACGACGAATCCAGCCCGGAGCTTTCGATTGCCCGCGCGCGCGTCGCGCCGGGCGTAACGACCGCCTGGCACAAACTGACAGATACGAATGAACGCTATCTGATTGTGTCCGGAACCGGCCGCATGGAAATGGAAGCAACAGACGCTGCGGATGTCTCTGCAGGCGACACGATCTGCATCCCGGCAACCGTTCCTCAACGGATTACCAACACAGGAACGAATGACCTGATCTTCTTCGCCGTCTGCACTCCGCGCTTCCGTCCGGAAAACTACATCGGACTTGAATAA
- a CDS encoding FMN-binding protein — MMKTKLYVFLTLCLAVAASFAVELKDGIYTGTAGGNNGPVQVVVTVKKNSIAEVEVTLCKDGRPGALRKLCKRMVEANSVEVDAVSGATYTADAVKAAVKDALKKAQ; from the coding sequence ATGATGAAAACGAAACTCTATGTTTTTCTGACGTTGTGTTTGGCGGTTGCGGCGTCTTTTGCCGTTGAGCTGAAGGACGGCATTTATACCGGAACCGCCGGCGGAAACAACGGCCCGGTTCAGGTGGTAGTAACCGTGAAGAAAAACAGCATTGCCGAGGTGGAAGTGACCCTTTGCAAAGACGGAAGGCCCGGCGCACTGAGAAAGCTGTGTAAACGGATGGTTGAGGCAAACAGTGTTGAGGTGGATGCAGTAAGCGGTGCGACGTATACCGCGGATGCCGTCAAAGCAGCTGTGAAAGATGCGTTGAAGAAGGCGCAGTAA
- the ilvD gene encoding dihydroxy-acid dehydratase, giving the protein MNSDIVKKGIERAPHRSLMHATGLTDEDIQKPFIAVCNSFNEVIPGHVHLNQVGRIVCDAIREAGGTPREFNVIGVCDGIAMGHSGMKYSLPSRELIADSVETMVRAHAFDAMICIPNCDKIVPGMLMGAVRTNIPTIFASGGPMAAGRKADGTVIDLISVFEGVAQLKAGKITEEELNELECKACPSAGSCSGMFTANSMNCLCEAIGMALPGNGTLLATEEARLELWKAAAKRAVEMALANGPKPRDVITEASVDNAFVLDMAMGGSTNTVLHTLAVANEAGIGYDLERINQLSKTTPNICKVSPSSSYHIEDVRDAGGISAILAEISKIDGALKLECPTVTGKTLGENIAGAETKDEACIHKIDNPYSKEGGLSILTGNLAAEGAVVKTAGVDPKMLVHKGPAVIFESQEDACEGILAGKVKAGDVVVIRYEGPKGGPGMQEMLAPTSYIMGQDLGDKVALITDGRFSGGTHGACIGHISPEAAEGGPIGLLKEGDIIEIDIPNRVLRVDLSDAELAERRKTWQKPVPRYTTGWLARYAAMATNASSGAVLKLPRA; this is encoded by the coding sequence ATGAACAGCGATATTGTAAAAAAAGGAATAGAACGCGCGCCGCACCGCAGTCTGATGCATGCCACCGGATTGACCGATGAGGACATCCAGAAGCCGTTCATTGCCGTCTGCAACTCCTTTAATGAAGTCATTCCCGGTCACGTACATCTCAATCAGGTCGGCCGGATTGTCTGCGACGCCATCCGCGAAGCGGGCGGAACGCCGCGCGAATTCAACGTCATCGGGGTTTGCGACGGAATCGCCATGGGCCACTCCGGCATGAAATACTCCCTGCCGAGCCGCGAGCTCATTGCTGACAGCGTTGAAACAATGGTCCGCGCGCACGCTTTTGATGCCATGATCTGCATCCCCAACTGCGACAAGATTGTTCCCGGCATGCTGATGGGCGCCGTTCGCACCAATATCCCGACCATTTTTGCCAGCGGCGGACCGATGGCTGCCGGCCGCAAAGCCGACGGTACGGTCATCGACCTCATTAGTGTTTTCGAAGGTGTTGCACAGCTCAAAGCGGGAAAGATCACCGAAGAGGAGCTCAACGAGCTGGAATGCAAAGCCTGCCCGAGTGCCGGATCGTGTTCCGGGATGTTTACCGCCAATTCCATGAACTGCCTGTGCGAAGCCATCGGAATGGCGCTGCCGGGCAACGGTACGCTGCTGGCTACCGAAGAAGCCCGTCTCGAGTTGTGGAAGGCCGCGGCAAAACGGGCCGTTGAAATGGCGCTGGCTAACGGGCCGAAGCCGCGCGATGTCATCACCGAAGCCTCGGTCGACAACGCATTCGTGCTCGATATGGCGATGGGTGGCTCCACCAACACCGTGCTGCATACGCTTGCGGTTGCCAACGAAGCCGGAATCGGTTACGACCTCGAGCGCATCAACCAGCTCTCAAAAACCACGCCGAACATCTGCAAAGTTTCCCCGTCATCGAGCTACCATATCGAAGACGTCCGTGATGCCGGCGGCATCAGCGCCATCCTCGCGGAAATCAGTAAGATCGACGGCGCCCTTAAGCTGGAGTGTCCGACCGTCACCGGGAAAACCCTCGGCGAAAATATCGCCGGAGCGGAAACCAAAGACGAAGCCTGTATCCACAAAATTGACAACCCCTACAGCAAAGAGGGCGGGCTTTCCATCCTTACGGGGAATCTTGCCGCCGAAGGTGCAGTCGTGAAAACCGCCGGCGTCGACCCGAAGATGCTCGTCCACAAAGGGCCCGCCGTTATCTTTGAGTCGCAGGAAGATGCCTGCGAAGGCATCCTCGCCGGAAAGGTCAAGGCAGGCGATGTGGTTGTCATCCGTTACGAAGGTCCCAAAGGCGGTCCCGGCATGCAGGAAATGCTCGCGCCGACTTCCTACATCATGGGACAGGATCTCGGCGATAAAGTCGCGCTCATTACCGACGGCCGCTTTAGCGGCGGAACACACGGAGCCTGCATCGGCCACATTTCTCCCGAAGCCGCCGAAGGCGGACCGATCGGTCTCCTCAAAGAAGGCGACATCATTGAAATCGATATTCCCAACCGTGTTCTGCGCGTGGACCTGTCCGACGCCGAGCTCGCCGAGCGGCGCAAAACCTGGCAAAAACCCGTGCCGCGCTACACCACCGGCTGGCTTGCCCGCTACGCCGCCATGGCCACCAACGCCTCATCCGGTGCCGTGCTCAAACTGCCCCGTGCGTAA
- a CDS encoding TonB-dependent receptor domain-containing protein, translated as MKNISVTTLSVILAALWASATETNSTPVITVTASAQTADSAAIHDVLKAEPGVLLNSRGGSQNDLSIRGSSFSGAGLSLGGMTLHNPQTEHFNAELPVPAAMLSRPSVRTGLGNQGGHLVGTVGFDLLPMSGTKQFEAGFGTDHRDWQSLLVQQMVSETLGVGFFAGRESASGVDYPDNDYDREYIGGHMQFHKDDTQVDLLISHQEKDFGARGYYGVPDNRAANELTEENMVLLSAMRGDVNADYLRGGISWREFYDDYYIPSWMYENHHRSRVSSAFFDGRTIAINGFALGWHSDVSEERTASTGVGWNHRTRGGISLLPQWSGDRLKLTAGMRGEFFTDISPEYLPQLGAEYMLSDNLTTFASYAESVRLPSYTELNYTSPSSLGNAGLGPQTSQQTEIGFKGIPSESMDWKLSAFYRRSKNTIDWQKLDANSTLWNATDIGSLDTFGTEARLGWYPAQNLEMQVAYTWIYKDKDAADSGNYASLYALDYPEHLVQVSALWKPVERVELGTVQTFRFQADNNIREHGSVGTDSSFVVRYTPPKVDFATISLLVNNAWDDDFQVFPGQRSAGRYAGISLALNW; from the coding sequence ATGAAAAACATTTCTGTGACAACTCTATCGGTGATTCTGGCAGCACTTTGGGCATCAGCAACTGAAACGAACTCCACTCCGGTCATTACTGTAACCGCTTCCGCCCAGACTGCCGACAGCGCAGCCATCCATGACGTCCTGAAAGCCGAGCCGGGCGTATTGCTCAACTCGCGTGGAGGATCTCAAAACGACCTGTCGATACGTGGCTCCTCGTTCAGCGGCGCCGGACTCTCTCTGGGCGGCATGACGCTGCACAACCCGCAGACGGAGCATTTTAACGCCGAACTGCCGGTTCCGGCCGCAATGCTTTCGCGCCCTTCGGTCCGGACCGGTCTCGGCAACCAGGGCGGCCATCTGGTCGGCACAGTCGGCTTCGACCTTCTTCCAATGTCTGGAACAAAACAGTTCGAAGCCGGTTTCGGCACGGATCACCGCGACTGGCAGAGCCTGCTGGTGCAGCAAATGGTTTCCGAAACACTCGGAGTCGGCTTTTTTGCCGGACGCGAATCAGCGTCAGGCGTCGACTATCCCGACAACGATTATGACCGCGAGTACATCGGCGGCCACATGCAGTTCCATAAAGACGACACCCAGGTAGACCTTCTGATTTCCCATCAGGAAAAAGATTTCGGCGCGCGCGGATACTACGGAGTTCCGGACAACCGAGCCGCCAATGAACTGACCGAGGAAAATATGGTCCTACTCAGCGCCATGCGTGGAGATGTAAATGCGGATTATCTGCGCGGCGGTATTTCCTGGAGAGAGTTTTACGACGATTACTACATCCCCTCCTGGATGTACGAAAACCACCATCGTTCCCGCGTCAGCTCGGCCTTCTTCGATGGACGCACCATTGCAATCAACGGATTTGCCCTCGGCTGGCATAGCGATGTCAGCGAAGAGCGCACCGCCAGCACCGGCGTCGGCTGGAACCATCGCACCCGCGGCGGCATATCGCTTCTGCCGCAATGGAGCGGCGATCGTCTCAAACTGACCGCAGGCATGCGCGGTGAGTTTTTCACAGACATATCTCCCGAATATCTCCCGCAGCTCGGGGCGGAATACATGCTGTCCGACAACCTTACCACGTTTGCCTCCTATGCCGAATCCGTTCGACTGCCGTCCTACACAGAGTTGAACTACACCTCTCCGTCCAGCCTCGGAAACGCCGGTCTCGGGCCGCAAACATCCCAGCAAACCGAAATCGGATTTAAAGGTATTCCGTCCGAATCCATGGACTGGAAACTCTCCGCGTTCTACCGCCGCAGTAAAAACACCATCGACTGGCAAAAACTGGACGCAAACTCGACCCTGTGGAACGCCACAGATATCGGCTCACTGGATACCTTCGGCACCGAGGCCCGCCTCGGATGGTATCCCGCACAAAACCTCGAAATGCAGGTCGCCTACACATGGATCTATAAAGACAAAGATGCAGCCGACAGCGGAAATTATGCATCGCTCTACGCCCTGGACTACCCCGAGCATCTCGTTCAGGTTTCCGCACTTTGGAAACCGGTTGAACGGGTTGAACTGGGAACCGTCCAAACCTTCCGTTTTCAGGCAGATAACAACATCCGGGAACACGGAAGCGTTGGAACCGACAGCTCCTTTGTTGTGCGCTACACACCCCCAAAGGTTGATTTCGCCACAATCTCCCTGCTGGTTAACAACGCGTGGGATGACGATTTTCAGGTATTCCCGGGGCAGCGTTCCGCAGGACGTTACGCCGGCATATCCCTCGCGCTGAATTGGTAA